From the genome of Persephonella atlantica:
TGCCTGACGTAATCTCCTGTTTCCAGCAGGTCTTCTGCAAAAACTGTTATTCCCATTCTGGATATATTTCCTGCATCTACAGTAACAGGTTCAGCATTTTCTTTCATATACTTCCTCAGTAGCTCATCAGGAGGAACTGTAGTGTTAACAACAGCAGCATCAATAAAAGGCTTTCCTACTGCACTGTGGATAGCTTTTATATGGTCTGAAGCAGTAAACTGGTCAGTTTCACCATACTGGGTCATCACGTTACATATGTATATCTTGTAAGCTTTGCTTTTGAGAACTGCATCTTTTATGTCGCTGACAAGCAGATTAGGGATAATGCTGGTAAAAAGACTACCTGGACCAAGGATAATTACATCTGCTTCCATTATCTTTTGAACAGCTTCTTCTGGAGCTTTCACATTGGAAGGTTCCATCCATATATTTTTTATCTTTCCTTTCAGCTGTTTACCGTACTCTGTTATCTGGGTTTCTCCTTTTATCACTGCTCCGTCTGTAAACTCTGCCACAATATCCACCATCTCATCTGTAGATGGTATTATCTTTCCCTTTATTTTCAGAATGTCTGAGGTAATCTCAACAGCATCAAGAAAATCTCCTGTGATTTTCGTTAAGACTGAGAGGAAAAGGTTACCAAAAGAATGTCCTTTTAGACCATTACCTTCCGTAAATCTATACTGGAAAACCTTTGCAAGGATATCTTCATCTTCAGCAAGAGCTACAATGCAGTTCCTGATGTCTCCAGGGGCTGGTATCTGCATCTCTTCTCTCAGCCTTCCGGAACTTCCCCCATTGTCTGCAACTGTTACAATAGCAGACAGATCTGTTATTGTGTGGGGAACCAGATGTTTTATCCCCCTGAGCAGAGATGACAATCCTGTTCCTCCGCCTATTGCAACAACCTTCATTTTACTCTCCTCTGTATTTAAAAAACTGTTTTATATGTTCTTCATTAACATGGGATATTATACCTTTTTCGGTAATTATAGCTGTTATGTTAGATGAAGGAGTGATGTCAAAGGAGTAATTAATAGCCCTGCTTTTTTGTGGTGCAATATCACACTCTCCACACCTTTTAACTTCTTCTTCAGACCTTTCTTCTATTACAATATCTTCTCCTTTTTCTGTTTTCAAATCAAAAGTTGAAGTTGGAGCAGCTACATAAAAAGGTATATTGTGCTCTTTAGCTAAAACAGAAAGGGCATATGTTCCTATCTTATTTGCAACATCTCCATTCCTTGTTATTCTGTCAGCACCTACAATCACAGCATCTATCATTCCCCTTTTCATTAAAAATCCTGCAGAGCTGTCTGTTATAAGGTAATGGGGAATACCTTCATAAACAAGCTCCCAGGCTGTAAGTCTTGCTCCCTGAAGGTAAGGCCGTGTCTCATCAACATAAACAGTTATATTTTTCCCTTCCTCATATGCACTTCTGATTACTCCCAGTGCCGTGCCCCAACCAGATGTGGCCAGTGCTCCTGTATTACAGTGGGTCAGAACATTTGCCTTTTCAGGAAGTAGTACCTGACCATAACCTCCGATAGACCTATTTGCATGATAGTCTTCCAGTTCTATCTTTTCTGCCTCTTTAAAAAGCTGGTGAACAATCTGCTCTCTACTTTCCCCGTTTTCCAGAAGTCTGTTAAATCTGTTCCACATTCTGTCCAGTGCCCAGAAAAGATTTACCGCTGTTGGCCGTGTCCTTTCTAAAATGTTTTTTATCTCTTCAGCTTTTTTTAAATCTTCCCCTTTTTCTACCAGCTCCTTTACGCCTATTGCGAAACCATAAGCTCCCACTATACCTATAAGGGGGGCTCCTCTAATAACCATATTTTTAATGGCGTCTGCAACTTCCTGACAGTTTGAAAGTTCAACCCACTTTGTTTTTACTGGAAGTTCTAACTGATTTATAACATACAGCTTTAAATCTTTAACTTTTATAGGTCTTAAATCCTTTATTCTCCTCAAATTTTCCTCCTGAAAGGTATAGGTTTAGGATATGCAAATTTTTTGCCAGAATTTTACAGCAGTTCTCCCACCATATCAACTGTATCAACCACATCTTTTATTTTCACCTTTGCAAATTCTCCAATCTTTACAGGCTGTGTTGCTTCCACATACACAATACCATCTATCTCAAAGGCCGACCTGTAAGTTCTCCCTACTGGAAGTGTTTCCCATTCTTCAGAAAAACCGTCTATAAGCAGTTCCATCTCTTTACCAACCATCTGTCTGTTTTTCTCTTCTGTTATCCTTTCCTGCAGCTGCAGTATCTCATTTTTTCTCCTCAGTTTTTCTTCTTGAGGCACTGCATCTTCAAATCTTTCGAAGGCTGGTGTTCTTTCTTCATGGGAATAGGTAAATACGCCAAGCCAGTCAAATTTAGCATCAGATATAAACTCTTTTAATGCCTCAAATTCTTTCTCTGTTTCTGTCGGAAAACCAACAATAACAGCCGTTCTCACGGCAGCTTCAGGAATGTATTTCTCTTTCCATTCTAAAATCTTTTCTATCCTGCTTTTTCTGTATCCCCTCATCATATCTTTCAGCAGCTTGTCTTCACTGTGCTGAATAGGCATCTCAAGATATCTGACCAACTTTTCACTATCTTTCATTCTCTTGAAGAAATCCTCA
Proteins encoded in this window:
- a CDS encoding gluconeogenesis factor YvcK family protein; its protein translation is MKVVAIGGGTGLSSLLRGIKHLVPHTITDLSAIVTVADNGGSSGRLREEMQIPAPGDIRNCIVALAEDEDILAKVFQYRFTEGNGLKGHSFGNLFLSVLTKITGDFLDAVEITSDILKIKGKIIPSTDEMVDIVAEFTDGAVIKGETQITEYGKQLKGKIKNIWMEPSNVKAPEEAVQKIMEADVIILGPGSLFTSIIPNLLVSDIKDAVLKSKAYKIYICNVMTQYGETDQFTASDHIKAIHSAVGKPFIDAAVVNTTVPPDELLRKYMKENAEPVTVDAGNISRMGITVFAEDLLETGDYVRHNPYKLTALIDKILKRIKKRNAA
- the mtnA gene encoding S-methyl-5-thioribose-1-phosphate isomerase encodes the protein MRRIKDLRPIKVKDLKLYVINQLELPVKTKWVELSNCQEVADAIKNMVIRGAPLIGIVGAYGFAIGVKELVEKGEDLKKAEEIKNILERTRPTAVNLFWALDRMWNRFNRLLENGESREQIVHQLFKEAEKIELEDYHANRSIGGYGQVLLPEKANVLTHCNTGALATSGWGTALGVIRSAYEEGKNITVYVDETRPYLQGARLTAWELVYEGIPHYLITDSSAGFLMKRGMIDAVIVGADRITRNGDVANKIGTYALSVLAKEHNIPFYVAAPTSTFDLKTEKGEDIVIEERSEEEVKRCGECDIAPQKSRAINYSFDITPSSNITAIITEKGIISHVNEEHIKQFFKYRGE